A part of Rhinolophus ferrumequinum isolate MPI-CBG mRhiFer1 chromosome 11, mRhiFer1_v1.p, whole genome shotgun sequence genomic DNA contains:
- the ANKK1 gene encoding ankyrin repeat and protein kinase domain-containing protein 1 isoform X1, giving the protein MAMDVEQRLGSLTVFTRDDFEGDWRLVASGGFGQVFQARHKRWRTEYAIKCSPCLLPDATSSDVHCLIEEATKMEKVKFQHIVSIYGVCRQPLGIVMEFMANGSLEKMLPTHSLCWHLKFRIIHETSLAMNFLHSITPLLLHLDLKPGNILLDGNMHVKISDFGLSKWMERSTRMQYIERSALRGTLSYIPPEMFLESNKAPGPKYDVYSFGIVIWEILIQKKPYSGLNMITIIIRVGTGMRPSLQSVSDEWPGEAQHMVDLMRRCWDQDPKKRPCFPDIAVETDMLLSLLQSPVADPESEALARKVSCKPSLHRPPEVSEEVNQELRDSDSGDYLKGALQLSDSASLVPSDEELRMYENKVTPLHFLVAQGSVEQVRLLLAHEVDVDCQTACGYTALLIAAQDQQLDLCTLLLEHGADANLADEDGWAPLHFAAQNGDDRTARLLLDHGARVDAQEHEGWTPLHLAAQNNFENVARLLVSRQADPNLREAEGKTPLHVAAYFGHVSLVKLLTGQGAELDSQQRNLRTPLYLAVERGKVRAVQHLLKSGADPDAVDQNGYSPLHTAAAWGRYLICKMLLRYGASLELPTQQGWTPLHLAVYKGHLEIIHLLAESHADVGAPGGMSWTPLHLAARHGEEVVVAALLQCGADTNAAEHSGWTPLHLAVQRGAFLSVISLLEHGADVHVRNKMGWTPAHLAALKGNVAILKALVKAGARLDIQDGVGCTPLQLALRSQKQSIVAFLEGKEPSLAVPGSAKPGDQTEV; this is encoded by the exons ATGGCCATGGACGTGGAGCAGCGACTGGGCAGCCTTACCGTCTTCACCCGCGATGACTTCGAGGGCGACTGGCGCCTAGTGGCCAGCGGCGGCTTCGGCCAGGTATTTCAGGCGCGGCACAAGCGTTGGCGGACCGAGTACGCCATCAAGTGCTCCCCCTGCCTCCTGCCAGACGCCACCAG CTCCGATGTGCATTGCCTCATTGAAGAAGCAACCAAAATGGAGAAGGTCAAGTTCCAGCACATCGTGTCCATCTATGGGGTGTGCAGGCAGCCCCTGGGCATTGTGATGGagttcatggccaatggctccctGGAGAAGATGCTGCCCACCCACAGCCTCTGCTGGCATCTCAAGTTCCGAATCATCCATGAGACCAGCCTGGCCATGAACTTCCTCCACAGCATTACGCCACTTCTGCTCCACCTGGACCTCAAGCCAGGCAACATCCTCCTGGACGGCAACATGCATGTCAAG ATTTCAGACTTTGGCCTGTCCAAGTGGATGGAACGGTCAACCCGGATGCAGTATATCGAGAGGTCGGCTCTGCGAGGCACCCTCAGCTACATCCCCCCTGAGATGTTCCTGGAGAGTAACAAGGCCCCCGGGCCCAAATACGATGTATACAG CTTCGGGATTGTCATCTGGGAAATCCTCATTCAGAAGAAACCGTACTCAG GCCTCAACATGATAACCATCATCATCCGAGTAGGTACAGGCATGAGGCCCTCCCTGCAGTCCGTCTCAGATGAGTGGCCAGGCGAGGCCCAGCACATGGTGGACCTGATGAGGCGCTGTTGGGACCAGGACCCCAAGAAGAGGCCCTGTTTTCCAG ACATAGCAGTTGAGACAGACATGCTGCTGTCTCTGCTCCAGAGTCCTGTGGCAGACCCTGAGAGTGAGGCCCTGGCCAGGAAGGTGTCCTGCAAACCATCCCTGCACCGGCCCCCGGAG GTCAGTGAGGAGGTCAACCAAGAGCTAAGAGACAGCG ATTCAGGAGACTACTTAAAGGGGGCTCTGCAGCTCTCAGACAGTGCAAGCCTGGTCCCGAGCGATGAGGAGCTGCGCATGTACGAGAACAAGGTCACCCCACTGCACTTCCTGGTGGCGCAGGGCAGCGTGGAGCaggtgaggctgctgctggcccaCGAGGTCGATGTGGACTGCCAAACAGCCTGCGGCTACACAGCCCTCCTCATCGCCGCCCAGGACCAGCAGCTCGACCTCTGCACCCTGCTCCTGGAGCACGGCGCCGATGCCAACCTGGCGGACGAGGATGGCTGGGCCCCACTGCACTTTGCAGCTCAGAATGGGGACGACCGCACCGCCCGCCTCCTCCTGGACCACGGGGCCCGTGTGGATGCCCAGGAGCACGAGGGGTGGACCCCACTCCACCTGGCTGCGCAGAACAACTTTGAGAATGTGGCACGGCTTCTGGTCTCCCGTCAAGCTGACCCCAACCTGCGTGAGGCTGAGGGCAAGACCCCTCTCCACGTGGCCGCCTACTTTGGCCACGTCAGCTTGGTCAAGCTGCTGACAGGCCAAGGGGCGGAGCTAGATTCTCAACAGAGAAACCTGAGGACACCACTGTACCTGGCGGTGGAGCGAGGCAAAGTGAGGGCCGTCCAGCACCTGCTGAAGAGTGGGGCAGACCCTGATGCCGTTGATCAGAATGGCTACAGCCCACTGCACACCGCAGCTGCCTGGGGCAGGTACCTTATCTGCAAGATGCTGCTCAGGTATGGGGCCAGCCTCGAGCTGCCAACCCAGCAGGGCTGGACACCCCTGCATCTAGCAGTCTACAAGGGCCACCTGGAGATTATCCACTTGCTGGCTGAGAGCCACGCAGACGTAGGGGCTCCCGGAGGCATGAGCTGGACCCCCTTGCACCTGGCTGCCCGCCatggggaggaggtggtggtggcagcaCTGCTGCAGTGTGGGGCTGACACCAATGCTGCCGAGCACTCAGGCTGGACACCCCTCCACCTGGCGGTGCAGAGGGGTGCTTTCCTGAGTGTCATCAGCCTCCTGGAGCACGGCGCAGACGTCCATGTCCGCAACAAGATGGGCTGGACACCTGCCCACCTGGCAGCCCTCAAGGGCAACGTGGCCATCCTCAAAGCGCTGGTCAAAGCCGGTGCCCGGCTGGACATCCAGGATGGGGTGGGCTGTACACCCCTGCAGCTGGCCCTTCGGAGCCAAAAGCAGAGCATCGTGGCCTTCCTAGAGGGCAAGGAGCCCTCGCTGGCAGTTCCCGGCAGTGCTAAGCCTGGAGACCAGACGGAAGTGTAG
- the ANKK1 gene encoding ankyrin repeat and protein kinase domain-containing protein 1 isoform X2, producing MAMDVEQRLGSLTVFTRDDFEGDWRLVASGGFGQVFQARHKRWRTEYAIKCSPCLLPDATSSDVHCLIEEATKMEKVKFQHIVSIYGVCRQPLGIVMEFMANGSLEKMLPTHSLCWHLKFRIIHETSLAMNFLHSITPLLLHLDLKPGNILLDGNMHVKISDFGLSKWMERSTRMQYIERSALRGTLSYIPPEMFLESNKAPGPKYDVYSFGIVIWEILIQKKPYSGTGMRPSLQSVSDEWPGEAQHMVDLMRRCWDQDPKKRPCFPDIAVETDMLLSLLQSPVADPESEALARKVSCKPSLHRPPEVSEEVNQELRDSDSGDYLKGALQLSDSASLVPSDEELRMYENKVTPLHFLVAQGSVEQVRLLLAHEVDVDCQTACGYTALLIAAQDQQLDLCTLLLEHGADANLADEDGWAPLHFAAQNGDDRTARLLLDHGARVDAQEHEGWTPLHLAAQNNFENVARLLVSRQADPNLREAEGKTPLHVAAYFGHVSLVKLLTGQGAELDSQQRNLRTPLYLAVERGKVRAVQHLLKSGADPDAVDQNGYSPLHTAAAWGRYLICKMLLRYGASLELPTQQGWTPLHLAVYKGHLEIIHLLAESHADVGAPGGMSWTPLHLAARHGEEVVVAALLQCGADTNAAEHSGWTPLHLAVQRGAFLSVISLLEHGADVHVRNKMGWTPAHLAALKGNVAILKALVKAGARLDIQDGVGCTPLQLALRSQKQSIVAFLEGKEPSLAVPGSAKPGDQTEV from the exons ATGGCCATGGACGTGGAGCAGCGACTGGGCAGCCTTACCGTCTTCACCCGCGATGACTTCGAGGGCGACTGGCGCCTAGTGGCCAGCGGCGGCTTCGGCCAGGTATTTCAGGCGCGGCACAAGCGTTGGCGGACCGAGTACGCCATCAAGTGCTCCCCCTGCCTCCTGCCAGACGCCACCAG CTCCGATGTGCATTGCCTCATTGAAGAAGCAACCAAAATGGAGAAGGTCAAGTTCCAGCACATCGTGTCCATCTATGGGGTGTGCAGGCAGCCCCTGGGCATTGTGATGGagttcatggccaatggctccctGGAGAAGATGCTGCCCACCCACAGCCTCTGCTGGCATCTCAAGTTCCGAATCATCCATGAGACCAGCCTGGCCATGAACTTCCTCCACAGCATTACGCCACTTCTGCTCCACCTGGACCTCAAGCCAGGCAACATCCTCCTGGACGGCAACATGCATGTCAAG ATTTCAGACTTTGGCCTGTCCAAGTGGATGGAACGGTCAACCCGGATGCAGTATATCGAGAGGTCGGCTCTGCGAGGCACCCTCAGCTACATCCCCCCTGAGATGTTCCTGGAGAGTAACAAGGCCCCCGGGCCCAAATACGATGTATACAG CTTCGGGATTGTCATCTGGGAAATCCTCATTCAGAAGAAACCGTACTCAG GTACAGGCATGAGGCCCTCCCTGCAGTCCGTCTCAGATGAGTGGCCAGGCGAGGCCCAGCACATGGTGGACCTGATGAGGCGCTGTTGGGACCAGGACCCCAAGAAGAGGCCCTGTTTTCCAG ACATAGCAGTTGAGACAGACATGCTGCTGTCTCTGCTCCAGAGTCCTGTGGCAGACCCTGAGAGTGAGGCCCTGGCCAGGAAGGTGTCCTGCAAACCATCCCTGCACCGGCCCCCGGAG GTCAGTGAGGAGGTCAACCAAGAGCTAAGAGACAGCG ATTCAGGAGACTACTTAAAGGGGGCTCTGCAGCTCTCAGACAGTGCAAGCCTGGTCCCGAGCGATGAGGAGCTGCGCATGTACGAGAACAAGGTCACCCCACTGCACTTCCTGGTGGCGCAGGGCAGCGTGGAGCaggtgaggctgctgctggcccaCGAGGTCGATGTGGACTGCCAAACAGCCTGCGGCTACACAGCCCTCCTCATCGCCGCCCAGGACCAGCAGCTCGACCTCTGCACCCTGCTCCTGGAGCACGGCGCCGATGCCAACCTGGCGGACGAGGATGGCTGGGCCCCACTGCACTTTGCAGCTCAGAATGGGGACGACCGCACCGCCCGCCTCCTCCTGGACCACGGGGCCCGTGTGGATGCCCAGGAGCACGAGGGGTGGACCCCACTCCACCTGGCTGCGCAGAACAACTTTGAGAATGTGGCACGGCTTCTGGTCTCCCGTCAAGCTGACCCCAACCTGCGTGAGGCTGAGGGCAAGACCCCTCTCCACGTGGCCGCCTACTTTGGCCACGTCAGCTTGGTCAAGCTGCTGACAGGCCAAGGGGCGGAGCTAGATTCTCAACAGAGAAACCTGAGGACACCACTGTACCTGGCGGTGGAGCGAGGCAAAGTGAGGGCCGTCCAGCACCTGCTGAAGAGTGGGGCAGACCCTGATGCCGTTGATCAGAATGGCTACAGCCCACTGCACACCGCAGCTGCCTGGGGCAGGTACCTTATCTGCAAGATGCTGCTCAGGTATGGGGCCAGCCTCGAGCTGCCAACCCAGCAGGGCTGGACACCCCTGCATCTAGCAGTCTACAAGGGCCACCTGGAGATTATCCACTTGCTGGCTGAGAGCCACGCAGACGTAGGGGCTCCCGGAGGCATGAGCTGGACCCCCTTGCACCTGGCTGCCCGCCatggggaggaggtggtggtggcagcaCTGCTGCAGTGTGGGGCTGACACCAATGCTGCCGAGCACTCAGGCTGGACACCCCTCCACCTGGCGGTGCAGAGGGGTGCTTTCCTGAGTGTCATCAGCCTCCTGGAGCACGGCGCAGACGTCCATGTCCGCAACAAGATGGGCTGGACACCTGCCCACCTGGCAGCCCTCAAGGGCAACGTGGCCATCCTCAAAGCGCTGGTCAAAGCCGGTGCCCGGCTGGACATCCAGGATGGGGTGGGCTGTACACCCCTGCAGCTGGCCCTTCGGAGCCAAAAGCAGAGCATCGTGGCCTTCCTAGAGGGCAAGGAGCCCTCGCTGGCAGTTCCCGGCAGTGCTAAGCCTGGAGACCAGACGGAAGTGTAG
- the DRD2 gene encoding D(2) dopamine receptor isoform X1, protein MDPLNLTWYDDNLESQNWSRPFNGSEGKADKPHYNYYAMLLTLLIFIIVFGNVLVCMAVSREKALQTTTNYLIVSLAVADLLVATLVMPWVVYLEVVGEWKFSRIHCDIFVTLDVMMCTASILNLCAISIDRYTAVAMPMLYNTRYSSKRRVTVMITIVWVLSFTISCPLLFGLNNTEQSECIIANPAFVVYSSVVSFYAPFIVTLLVYIKIYMVLRRRRKRVNTKRSSRAFRANLKTPLKGSCTHPEDVRLCTVIMKSNGSFPVNRRRLEAARRAQELEMEMLSSTSPPERTRYSPIPPSHHQLTLPDPSHHGLHSSPDSPAKPEKNGHAKDHPKIAKIFEIQSMPNGKTRTSLKTLSRRKLSQQKEKKATQMLAIVLGVFIICWLPFFITHILNIHCDCNIPPVLYSAFTWLGYVNSAVNPVIYTTFNIEFRKAFMKILHC, encoded by the exons ATGGATCCACTGAACCTGACCTGGTATGATGACAACCTGGAGAGCCAGAACTGGAGCCGGCCCTTCAATGGGTCCGAAGGAAAGGCCGACAAGCCCCACTACAACTACTATGCCATGCTGCTTACCTTGCTCATCTTCATCATCGTCTTTGGCAACGTGCTGGTGTGTATGGCCGTGTCCCGTGAGAAGGCGCTGCAGACCACCACCAACTACCTGATCGTCAGCCTCGCCGTGGCTGACCTCCTCGTAGCCACGCTCGTCATGCCCTGGGTGGTCTACCTGGAG GTGGTGGGTGAGTGGAAATTCAGCAGGATTCACTGTGACATCTTTGTCACTCTGGACGTCATGATGTGCACAGCAAGCATCCTGAACCTGTGTGCCATCAGCATCGACAG GTACACGGCTGTGGCCATGCCCATGCTCTACAACACGCGCTACAGCTCGAAGCGCCGAGTCACCGTCATGATCACCATCGTCTGGGTCCTGTCCTTCACCATCTCCTGCCCTCTGCTCTTCGGACTCAATAACACAG AACAAAGCGAGTGCATCATCGCCAACCCCGCCTTCGTGGTCTACTCCTCCGTAGTCTCCTTTTACGCGCCCTTCATCGTCACACTGCTGGTCTATATCAAGATCTACATGGTCCTTCGGAGGCGCCGAAAGCGGGTCAACACCAAGCGCAGCAGCCGGGCTTTCAGGGCCAACCTGAAGACCCCACTCAAG GGCAGCTGCACTCACCCCGAAGATGTGAGACTCTGCACCGTTATCATGAAGTCTAATGGCAGTTTCCCAGTGAACAGGCGGAGACTG GAGGCGGCCCGCCGAGCTCAGGAGCTAGAGATGGAGATGCTCTCCAGCACCAGCCCCCCTGAGAGGACCCGGTACAGCCCCATCCCGCCCAGCCACCACCAGTTGACCCTCCCCGACCCATCCCACCACGGCCTCCACAGCTCTCCCGACAGCCCCGCCAAACCAGAGAAGAATGGGCATGCCAAAGACCACCCCAAGATTGCCAAGATCTTTGAGATCCAGTCCATGCCCAATGGCAAAACTCGGACCTCGCTCAAGACCCTGAGCCGCAGGAAGCTGTCccagcagaaggagaagaaagccaCCCAGATGCTTGCCATTGTTCTTG GCGTGTTCATCATCTGCTGGCTGCCCTTCTTCATCACACACATCCTGAACATTCACTGTGACTGCAACATCCCGCCTGTCCTGTACAGCGCCTTCACGTGGCTGGGCTACGTCAACAGCGCTGTGAACCCCGTCATCTACACGACCTTCAACATCGAGTTCCGTAAAGCCTTCATGAAGATCCTCCATTGCTGA
- the DRD2 gene encoding D(2) dopamine receptor isoform X2, giving the protein MDPLNLTWYDDNLESQNWSRPFNGSEGKADKPHYNYYAMLLTLLIFIIVFGNVLVCMAVSREKALQTTTNYLIVSLAVADLLVATLVMPWVVYLEVVGEWKFSRIHCDIFVTLDVMMCTASILNLCAISIDRYTAVAMPMLYNTRYSSKRRVTVMITIVWVLSFTISCPLLFGLNNTEQSECIIANPAFVVYSSVVSFYAPFIVTLLVYIKIYMVLRRRRKRVNTKRSSRAFRANLKTPLKEAARRAQELEMEMLSSTSPPERTRYSPIPPSHHQLTLPDPSHHGLHSSPDSPAKPEKNGHAKDHPKIAKIFEIQSMPNGKTRTSLKTLSRRKLSQQKEKKATQMLAIVLGVFIICWLPFFITHILNIHCDCNIPPVLYSAFTWLGYVNSAVNPVIYTTFNIEFRKAFMKILHC; this is encoded by the exons ATGGATCCACTGAACCTGACCTGGTATGATGACAACCTGGAGAGCCAGAACTGGAGCCGGCCCTTCAATGGGTCCGAAGGAAAGGCCGACAAGCCCCACTACAACTACTATGCCATGCTGCTTACCTTGCTCATCTTCATCATCGTCTTTGGCAACGTGCTGGTGTGTATGGCCGTGTCCCGTGAGAAGGCGCTGCAGACCACCACCAACTACCTGATCGTCAGCCTCGCCGTGGCTGACCTCCTCGTAGCCACGCTCGTCATGCCCTGGGTGGTCTACCTGGAG GTGGTGGGTGAGTGGAAATTCAGCAGGATTCACTGTGACATCTTTGTCACTCTGGACGTCATGATGTGCACAGCAAGCATCCTGAACCTGTGTGCCATCAGCATCGACAG GTACACGGCTGTGGCCATGCCCATGCTCTACAACACGCGCTACAGCTCGAAGCGCCGAGTCACCGTCATGATCACCATCGTCTGGGTCCTGTCCTTCACCATCTCCTGCCCTCTGCTCTTCGGACTCAATAACACAG AACAAAGCGAGTGCATCATCGCCAACCCCGCCTTCGTGGTCTACTCCTCCGTAGTCTCCTTTTACGCGCCCTTCATCGTCACACTGCTGGTCTATATCAAGATCTACATGGTCCTTCGGAGGCGCCGAAAGCGGGTCAACACCAAGCGCAGCAGCCGGGCTTTCAGGGCCAACCTGAAGACCCCACTCAAG GAGGCGGCCCGCCGAGCTCAGGAGCTAGAGATGGAGATGCTCTCCAGCACCAGCCCCCCTGAGAGGACCCGGTACAGCCCCATCCCGCCCAGCCACCACCAGTTGACCCTCCCCGACCCATCCCACCACGGCCTCCACAGCTCTCCCGACAGCCCCGCCAAACCAGAGAAGAATGGGCATGCCAAAGACCACCCCAAGATTGCCAAGATCTTTGAGATCCAGTCCATGCCCAATGGCAAAACTCGGACCTCGCTCAAGACCCTGAGCCGCAGGAAGCTGTCccagcagaaggagaagaaagccaCCCAGATGCTTGCCATTGTTCTTG GCGTGTTCATCATCTGCTGGCTGCCCTTCTTCATCACACACATCCTGAACATTCACTGTGACTGCAACATCCCGCCTGTCCTGTACAGCGCCTTCACGTGGCTGGGCTACGTCAACAGCGCTGTGAACCCCGTCATCTACACGACCTTCAACATCGAGTTCCGTAAAGCCTTCATGAAGATCCTCCATTGCTGA